ACGAACGAAGTTCACATGCTGGTGCTCGGCAAACACATCACCGGGCTGGACGCGTTCGGCGGATAAAGGGAGCGCAACCTGCCGAGGTTGCATGTTTTCGGGAATCGAGAGTTGAAGAATCAGCGCAACCTCGGCAGGTTGCGCTACTCTTTCAGGGAGAAATCACAAATGGAAATCGCAGGCAAAGCAGCAATCGTCACTGGCGGAGGCACTGGCGTTGGTCGCGCTACAGCATTGGAACTGGCAAAGCGCGGTTGTTCGGTGCTCGTCAATTACAGCCGCTCGAAAGATGAAGCCGAACAAACTGCGGCGGATGTTTCGGCGCTTGGCGTCAAAGGCATCGCTGTTCAAGCCGACGTTGCCGACGACGCGGCTTGTCGAAAAATGATTGATACGGCTGTCGCGGAATTTGGGCGATTGGATGTGCTGGTCAACAACGCCGGAACCACGGCCTTCGTCGCGCACGAAGATTTGGAAGGCGTGAAGCTGGACGATTGGAATCGGATTTTTTCAACCAATGTCATCGGCACATTTCAGGTTTCCCGCGCGGCACAAGCAGCCTTAACCGCTTCGGGTAGCGGCGAAATCGTCAACGTTTCCAGCATCGCAGGCATTCGCGGCATCGGCAGTTCAATTCCATACTGCGCATCGAAAGCGGCGCTGAACAATCTGACCGTGACGCTTGCCCGCGTCTTGGCACCAAAAGTTCGCGTCAATGCTGTCGCGCCAGGACTGATCACGACACGCTGGTTACGCGATGGATTGGGCGAAGCGAATTATGATGCGTTGGTTGTTCGCGCTGAGCAGCAAGCTGTGTTGCATAAGGTATGCGATGCCGAAGATGTCGCGGCTTTAATCCTCAACATTATTACTGGGCCGGATTTGGTTACAGGACAAGTGATTCCCATCGAAGGCGGCGCACTGATTTCGGCCGCGTCGTTACGATGAAACGACTTGATCACGGATGGCGCGTTTCAGAATTTTGCCGCTTGGGCCTTTCGGCAAAGCATCCAGAAAAATGATTTTCGCGGGAACTTTGAATTTCGTCACATAACCGCTGATGAAAGCCTTCAACTCTTCTTCGGTCAATGAATGCCCGGTGCGAAGCACAACGGCTGCCGCCAGATTCTCGCCAAAAATCTCATCGGGGATGCCGAAGACGGCGGCTTCGGCGATGGCCGGATGCCCGTATAAACCTTCTTCGATTTCGCGCGGCGAAATGTTCTCGCCGCCTTTGATGACCAACTCTTTCTTGCGGTCAGTGATGAAAACGTAACCATCGGCGTCAACGTGGCCAATGTCGCCAGTGTGCAGCCAACCATCAATAATTGTGTCGCGGGTGGCTTCGGGTTTGTTCAGATACCCCAGCATCACGTGCCGTCCGCGTGTGCAAAGCTCCCCAGTTTCTCCGGCTGGCAAGATATTATTGCTGAAATCCATCGCACAAATTTCAAAGCCTTCCATTGCGCGACCGACGGAACCGACGCGATAGGCTTCGTCAGCGTAATAGGTCGTCAGCGCGCCCGCCGTTTCTGACAACCCATACCCTTGTTTGACCGTGCAGTTGAAGAGTCGCTGGAATTCCAGTCGCGTCGTTTCAGCCAACGGTGCGCCGCCTGTGCCCGCCGTTTGCAGCGACGAGTAATCGTATTTTTCGCGGTCGGGATGAATGATCAGCATCGTCAGCATCGTCGGCACAAATGCCAGCCGCTGCACTTTGAAGCTTTCGATCAGCCCCAGCACTTTGCCCGCGTCGAAGTGTTTCAGAATGTAGGTGCTGTTACCCATTCGATAGCCCAGGTTCATCATCAACACGCCGTACACGTGACTCATTGGCAACACGCTCAGGCTGCGAATTTGGCCTACGCTGGCGTTTCGTTCGTACAACGCATCGGCGACAAAAATCATGTTGTCGTGGCTGAGCATGACGCCTTTCGGATTGCCGGTCGTGCCGGAGGTGTACAGCAGCATCGCCAGGTCGTCCGGCTCGCGTTCA
This window of the Acidobacteriota bacterium genome carries:
- a CDS encoding SDR family oxidoreductase — encoded protein: MEIAGKAAIVTGGGTGVGRATALELAKRGCSVLVNYSRSKDEAEQTAADVSALGVKGIAVQADVADDAACRKMIDTAVAEFGRLDVLVNNAGTTAFVAHEDLEGVKLDDWNRIFSTNVIGTFQVSRAAQAALTASGSGEIVNVSSIAGIRGIGSSIPYCASKAALNNLTVTLARVLAPKVRVNAVAPGLITTRWLRDGLGEANYDALVVRAEQQAVLHKVCDAEDVAALILNIITGPDLVTGQVIPIEGGALISAASLR
- a CDS encoding AMP-binding protein, encoding MPTKNRLGVHHMNAAQLALDNIERFGEYVSTWFEDGTYTNVELYHRACRVAETLRQHGVKPGDCVVVMMLNSPYVTSAFIAIWKLGAVIVPITPMWNAREVRYVLEDSGAPFAITSPELAARLKEASVELPNFREVLCIGESCEATNLETEIEAAEEFAPLLEREPDDLAMLLYTSGTTGNPKGVMLSHDNMIFVADALYERNASVGQIRSLSVLPMSHVYGVLMMNLGYRMGNSTYILKHFDAGKVLGLIESFKVQRLAFVPTMLTMLIIHPDREKYDYSSLQTAGTGGAPLAETTRLEFQRLFNCTVKQGYGLSETAGALTTYYADEAYRVGSVGRAMEGFEICAMDFSNNILPAGETGELCTRGRHVMLGYLNKPEATRDTIIDGWLHTGDIGHVDADGYVFITDRKKELVIKGGENISPREIEEGLYGHPAIAEAAVFGIPDEIFGENLAAAVVLRTGHSLTEEELKAFISGYVTKFKVPAKIIFLDALPKGPSGKILKRAIRDQVVSS